The genomic region TAGACGGCAACAAGTATATCGAGTTTGGCATGGGAAACCGTGCCGTCTCCCTTGGCCATGCCTATCCGACGGTCTTGCGCGCTGTAGAGCGGGAATTGAAAAATGGCGCGAACTTCACCCGGCCGGCCGTCATCGAGTTAGATTGCGCATCGATCTTTCTTGAGACGATCCAAGGCGCCGAAATGGTCAAATTCTGCAAGGATGGCTCACATGCAACCTCTGGCGCCATTCGTTTGGCAAGAGCCGTCACCGGACGTGACCTTGTTGCGCGATGCGCCGATCACCCGTTCTTTTCGACCGATGATTGGTTCATCGGCACAACGCCCATGAATGCCGGCATCCCGAAAGCCGTACGGGATATGACGCTATCGTTTCGCTATAATGAGATTGACAGTGCCAAAGCACTGTTTGAGCAACATCCAGGCAAGATCGCGGCTGTCATCCTTGAGCCATCGAAAGGGGAAGCGCCGAAGGATAACTTCCTGCATCGTCTTCGCGACCTTTGTCATGCCAATGGAGCACTTTTCATCCTTGACGAGATGATAACCGGTTTCCGGTGGCACCTGAACGGAGCGCAGGCTCTTTACGATATCCAGCCAGATCTATCCTGTTTCGGCAAAGCGATGGGCAATGGCTTTGCCATCTCCGCGCTTGCGGGAAAACGCCAATTCATGGAGCTTGGTGGTATCGATCAGCGCGAGAAGCCACGCGTTTTCCTGTTGTCGACCACCCACGGCGCTGAAACGCACGCTATGGCGGCGGCAATTGCAACGATCAAGATTTATCGTGAAGAGCCGGTGATCCAGCATCTTTTTGAAAAAGGCGAGGCGCTTCGAAAAGGTATTTCGCAGATCGCCGCTAGCCACGGGATTAGCAATCATTTCAGCGTCTCCGGGCTGGCAAGTAACCTGGTTTACGCAACGATCGATGAGGACGGCCGTCCCTCCCAAGCGTTCCGCACGCTGTTCCTGCAGGAAATGATCAAGCGCGGTGTTCTAGCTCCCTCCTTCGTTGTCAGTTACACGCACGGCGACCCCGAGATTGAAAAGACGCTCGATGCTGTTGACGGTGCGCTTTGCGTTTATCGCAAAGCCCTTGAAAACGGGGTGTCCAGTTATCTGGTCGGCCGACCATCAGACGTGGTGTTCCGCGCCACGAACCGCATGACAACCCAGCCTGACGCTGTGCCCGCTCTGGTGCCTGAATTAAATCGTCGCGTCAAACGGCGCGAGACGAGCCTTGCCACTGCCGGCCGATAGAAAGGTTTATGATGTCGACCGGATCATTTTCGAGGAGCCTAAACCTCACGGTTGTTGTACCGCGAACAGATCAGCAAAGGTAAACCTCTCATAAAGCTGCCATTGGTTTCAGACCAAGTACTCTTCACCGCATCGTTTCGTCTAGGGGGACGAAGATCATGTCTTCATTCAACTGCCGGTTCTGCAATACCACACTCACTCAGACGGTCGTCGATCTTGGCGCGTCACCGCTTGCAAACTCCTACATCGCCATCGACAAAACCCAGGATGCTGAACCGTTCTTTTCACTACATGCTTTCGTTTGCGACGAGTGCTTCCTGGTCCAGGTCCCTCCCATGGCGCCGCGGGAAGACATTTTCGACAGCGAATATGCCTATTTCTCCTCCTATTCCACCTCGGTACTGAAGCATGCCCGCGAATATGTCGATCAAATGGTGGCGCGGTTTCAATTCGGCTCTGGCCACCAGGTGATCGAAATTGCCAGCAACGACGGCTACCTTTTGAAGAACTTCAAGGAACGCGGCGTTCCGGTGCTCGGCATAGAGCCATGTGCCAATGTCGCGGCTGTCGCGGTAGAGGCAGGCATCCCGAGCAGGGTGCAATTTTTCGGTGCCGAGACGGCACGGCAGTTGGTTGACGATGGCCTCACAGCTGACCTTTTGATTGGCAATAACGTGCTGGCGCATGTCCCCAACATCAACGATTTCGTTGCCGGCATCAAAATCGTGTTGTCGGCAACCGGCATCGTAACGATCGAATTTCCGCATCTCATGAAGATGCTAGAGCTCAATTACTACGATACGATCTATCATGAGCACTATTCGTACCTTTCGCTCTATAGTGTCGAGAAAATCTTTGCCCATCACGGCTTGACGATCTTCGATGTCGATGAGATCCGTCCACAAGGAGGATCGTTGCGCATTTATGCTCGCCACGCCGAAGATCAAAGCCAGCCAGTCTCGCTGCGTGTCGGCGAACTGCGTGCGCGCGAAATTGAAGGCGGCGTCAATTCTGTTCAACGCTACAGCAAATTTTCTGAGCAGGTACACCGCACCAAGCGCGATCTGCTGCGCTTCCTGATCAATGCAAAAGAGATGAAAAAGACCGTTGTCGCCTATGGCGCTCCGGCAAAGGGCAACACGCTTTTGAATTTCTGCGGCGTTGGTACTGATCTCATCGAATATACCGTCGATGTCAGCCCTCATAAGCAGAACCACTTGCTTCCGGGGACCCGCATTCCGATCCACGCACCGCAAAAGATTGCGGAGACCAAGCCCGATTACGTTCTGATCCTTCCCTGGAACATCAAAGATGAGATCATCAGCCAAATGTCGGAGGTCAAAGGCTTGGGCAGCCAGTTTGTGGTTCCGCTTCCCAATGTCGAGGTCGTTGCTTGAGCGCCGTCAGTGCGCCAGACAAGGATCCTGCCGGCGCGCGGATGTATGCCCTCATTGAACGACTTTATCCGATCTGTCGCAGCATCACAGGTCCCGGCGTCGTGGAGACACTGGAGATCATCAGGCAGGAAATTCCGGTTGAGATTCATCGCATAGCAAGCGGCACAGAGATCTTCGACTGGACGGTCCCGCAGGAATGGAGCATCCGCGATGCCTATGTAAAGGACGAGAAGGGCAATCGCGTCATCGACTTCAAGGCAAGTAATCTGCACGTCGTCAACTATTCACGACCGATCCACGCGACATTGCAGCTCAAGGCGCTGAGGCCCCATCTGCACACCGACCCCGCCCATCCCGCTTGGATACCCTACCGCACGAGCTACTACAAGGAGGACTGGGGCTTCTGCCTCTCCCAGAACGCCCTTGAGGCGATGAGCGAAGGATCCTACGAGGTGTTGATAGACTCAACACTTTCAGACGGCGAACTCCTATGGGGCGAGTGTTTCATCCCCGGCACCACAACCGACGAAATCGTTATCTCGACGCATATCTGCCATCCGTCGCTTGCCAACGACAACCTGTCCGGCATCGCCGTCTGTGTCGAGCTTGCTAAGCTTTTGATGGCAACACAGCGGCGCTATTCCGTGCGGATGCTCTTCATTCCGGGCACCATCGGTTCGATAGCCTGGCTTTCGATGAACCGCGAGCGGCTGTCGCGCATCAGACATGGTCTCGTCGCCGTCAACCTCGGCGACCCTGGCATGCTGCACTACAAGAAAAGTCGGCACGAAACGGCCGAGATCGATCGGGTGGTGGAGCATGTGCTGAAGGCAGCGGGGCAAGCCCATTCGATTATGGCGTTTTCTCCCTATGGCTATGACGAAAGGCAGTTCAGCTCGCCTGGCATCAACCTTCCCTTCGGCTGTCTGTCGCGTACACCCTACGGGCGGTTTGCCGAGTACCACACGTCGGGCGACAACCTTGATTTCGTGAAGCCGGAAGCGCTTGCCCACTCACTCAAAACCTACGGCTCAGTGCTTGACACGCTGGACCGCAATCGAGCTTTCGTGAATCTCTCGCCGATGTGCGAGCCGCAACTTGGAAAACGGGGGCTCTACGATGCCGTCGGCGGCAAATCCGACACGAAGACGCGTCAGTTGGCCCTGCTCTGGGTTCTAAACTATTCCGACGGCAAACATGATCTCCTCGATATCGCCGTAAAATCGGGTCTTGCATTTGATTTGATTGCCGACGCCGCCGATCTTCTGCTTGGCCATGATCTACTTGCATCGGCGCAGAGGGACTAGGGACCATGGAAAAATCTCTTAAGGGGCGGGTGGCAGTGGTGACCGGGGCAGCGGGCGGTATCGGTCAGGCGATCGTATCAGCCTTAGGTGTAGCCGGCGTGACCGTTCATGCTCTTACCCGAGGCGGCGTCCCGCCGTCGTCCCTTAGCAACGGAGCATCGATCAGCTGGCATCACGTCGATCTTGCCGACGATCGGGCGATCGCCGAATTCGTTGCCCGTTTGCGGGTGACCGATCGCGGCATCGATTACCTAGTACACAGCGCTGGCGTCTTTTGTTCGGGTCCGGTTGCGCAAAGCCCGGTGGAAGAACTCGATAACGTCTGGCGCGTCAATCTGCGCGCGCCCTATGTTCTGACGCAGCTCCTTCTCCCGGCACTGGCCAGACAGAAGGGTTATATCGCGTTCATCAACTCAAGCGTGTGGCTTAATCCGAGAATGGAGCTCGCGGGTTACACGATGAGTAAATATGCCTTGAAGGCCTTTGCCGACGTGCTGAGAGCCGAGATCAACAACCAGGACGTGCGCGTGCTCAGCATCTTTCCGGGGAAGACCGCAACGCCGATGCAGGAAACTATCCATGATGCGAGAGCGCTTTCCTATCAGGCAGACGAGCTATTGCAGCCGGAATCGGTGGCAGCGAACCTGATCACAGCCTTGTCAATGCCGTCCACCTGTGAAGTCACCGAAATTTTCATGCGTCCAGCACGACCGACGCCGCCGACCTTCAACGACTAGACATTCTTAGTGCCGCCATCCGCAGCGCCAGTGTGATCGAGCAAATACGTTCATCACGGACAGACGTCCCTGCCCTCTCCAGCATACCTGTACCATTATGAAACGACAGAATCTGAACCTTGTTCAAAAACTAATCTACGGCGCAAAATCAAGCTTTTAGCTATCAGATTCGTTAATTTTGTGTTGCCTATTTCAAAATTCTGAAATAACGTCTTCGCAAATACTGCCACGCTGCTCTATGGATGCCGGTATAAACGATCGTAACTAGTTGAACTAGGTCAATATTGGCAACATCGGCGTTGAAGTTCAGGCAGGATAACTATGCGGCAATTCCGCCGCGCATTTATTATGCCTGTAAAAAAAGAATCAGAAAGTATAGCCTGGAATTTTTAGTGCCGACGTCCCCGCGCCATTTGTTTCTCGTACTCGCTTCGGGTTGCTACTATGAATTTCGATCAACCTTCACATGCTGCCCGTTCAGTTATGGGTCAGGAATTCAGTTGCATTTTCCGCCAGATCTTTTCATTGATCTTGCTAACGTGTGCGCTTGCCCCCAACGTTCAAGCCGCGGACGGGCGCCCCGCAGCATCCTTCTTCGAGAGCTTTGACCGGCTCGACCCCAACTTCTGGTATATTTCAGACGGCTGGACGAACGGTGATCATCAAAACTGCATCTGGTCGGCGGGAATGATCAAGATTGCCGACGGCTTTGCATCGCTGATGCTCGCAAAGGACACTGTCGATCAGGAGGCCCTGCTGTGCGCAGAAATCCAGACAAAGCAGCGCTACGGCTTTGGCACTTATGAGGCAAGGATAAAGACGGCGACCGGGTCAGGCCTTAACTCGGCGTTTTTCTCCTATATTGGCCCTGCCGACCATGAGGAGCACGACGAGATCGATTTCGAGGTGCTGGGGAACAACAGTGCTGCTGTCCAGGTCAACCAGTACGTGAAAGCGAAGGGCGGCAACGAAAAGCTCGTTTCGCTCGCCGGCCCGGCCGACGAGGAATTCAACCATTTCGCCTTTACCTGGGAGCCCTCAAGACTGCGGTTCTTCGTCAACGGCCTCCTCGTCCACGAAGTTACCGATACGCTCCGCATTCCGACGGCAGGGCAGAAAATCTTCTTTAGCCTGTGGGCAACCGATACGCTGACAGGCTGGATGGGCCCCTTTGCCTACAAGGGACCGACGATCATGCAGGTCGACTGGGTGAGCTATACCGCTGCAGGCGAAAGATGTCTGTTTGCAGCCTCTCTGACGTGCGATGGGGCCATCACCGTCAGCGCCCCTGCAAAGCCGCAGGAGAACCTTTGATGCCGCGCCTGCTTTACCTTGTTCATGATCTGTCCGATCCGGCGGTTCGCCGACGCCTGATCATGCTGACACGCGGCGGCGCGACGGTTGACCTTGCAGGTTTTTCGCGGGCAAAGATCGAAGGCGATATCGCAGGCATCAAGCCGGTCAATCTCGGCAGGACGGACGACGGCCGCTTTGTCCATCGCACCTGGGCCGTTCTCATGGCCATGGCAGGGCTTCAGTCCGCTCTTTCAGGCGCCAGCAAGCCGGACGTGATCGTCGCCCGCAATCTCGAAACGCTGGCACTGGCAAACCGCGCCAATCATTATTTCGGCGGATCCGTGCCGATCGTTTACGAGTGTCTCGATATTCACAGGCTTCTCGTCGGCATGGGTCCCATCGGGCGCTCGATGCGATTTGCCGAACGTTGGTTTGGCCGAAGCGTCAGCGCGATCGTTACCAGTTCGCCAGCCTTCAAGAGCAACTATTTCGATGTCCTGTCTTTTCTGAAGGCCCCGGTCAAGCTCGTCGAGAACAAAGTGGTCGCGGCCACAGATGAGGGCCTTCTTCCCGTTCCGCAAAGATGCGAAGACCGGCCATGGCGCATCGGCTGGTTTGGCGCGCTGCGTTGCAGGAAATCATTGAAGCTGCTTGCGCACTTCTCAAGGATGGCGAATGGCAGGTTCGAGATCAT from Rhizobium gallicum bv. gallicum R602sp harbors:
- a CDS encoding glutamate-1-semialdehyde 2,1-aminomutase — encoded protein: MTRLISNFENSNELRQRARRLIPGGAHTYAKGDDQYPVLSPGFIARGHGAYVFDVDGNKYIEFGMGNRAVSLGHAYPTVLRAVERELKNGANFTRPAVIELDCASIFLETIQGAEMVKFCKDGSHATSGAIRLARAVTGRDLVARCADHPFFSTDDWFIGTTPMNAGIPKAVRDMTLSFRYNEIDSAKALFEQHPGKIAAVILEPSKGEAPKDNFLHRLRDLCHANGALFILDEMITGFRWHLNGAQALYDIQPDLSCFGKAMGNGFAISALAGKRQFMELGGIDQREKPRVFLLSTTHGAETHAMAAAIATIKIYREEPVIQHLFEKGEALRKGISQIAASHGISNHFSVSGLASNLVYATIDEDGRPSQAFRTLFLQEMIKRGVLAPSFVVSYTHGDPEIEKTLDAVDGALCVYRKALENGVSSYLVGRPSDVVFRATNRMTTQPDAVPALVPELNRRVKRRETSLATAGR
- a CDS encoding class I SAM-dependent methyltransferase, whose translation is MSSFNCRFCNTTLTQTVVDLGASPLANSYIAIDKTQDAEPFFSLHAFVCDECFLVQVPPMAPREDIFDSEYAYFSSYSTSVLKHAREYVDQMVARFQFGSGHQVIEIASNDGYLLKNFKERGVPVLGIEPCANVAAVAVEAGIPSRVQFFGAETARQLVDDGLTADLLIGNNVLAHVPNINDFVAGIKIVLSATGIVTIEFPHLMKMLELNYYDTIYHEHYSYLSLYSVEKIFAHHGLTIFDVDEIRPQGGSLRIYARHAEDQSQPVSLRVGELRAREIEGGVNSVQRYSKFSEQVHRTKRDLLRFLINAKEMKKTVVAYGAPAKGNTLLNFCGVGTDLIEYTVDVSPHKQNHLLPGTRIPIHAPQKIAETKPDYVLILPWNIKDEIISQMSEVKGLGSQFVVPLPNVEVVA
- a CDS encoding DUF4910 domain-containing protein, with the translated sequence MYALIERLYPICRSITGPGVVETLEIIRQEIPVEIHRIASGTEIFDWTVPQEWSIRDAYVKDEKGNRVIDFKASNLHVVNYSRPIHATLQLKALRPHLHTDPAHPAWIPYRTSYYKEDWGFCLSQNALEAMSEGSYEVLIDSTLSDGELLWGECFIPGTTTDEIVISTHICHPSLANDNLSGIAVCVELAKLLMATQRRYSVRMLFIPGTIGSIAWLSMNRERLSRIRHGLVAVNLGDPGMLHYKKSRHETAEIDRVVEHVLKAAGQAHSIMAFSPYGYDERQFSSPGINLPFGCLSRTPYGRFAEYHTSGDNLDFVKPEALAHSLKTYGSVLDTLDRNRAFVNLSPMCEPQLGKRGLYDAVGGKSDTKTRQLALLWVLNYSDGKHDLLDIAVKSGLAFDLIADAADLLLGHDLLASAQRD
- a CDS encoding SDR family NAD(P)-dependent oxidoreductase, encoding MEKSLKGRVAVVTGAAGGIGQAIVSALGVAGVTVHALTRGGVPPSSLSNGASISWHHVDLADDRAIAEFVARLRVTDRGIDYLVHSAGVFCSGPVAQSPVEELDNVWRVNLRAPYVLTQLLLPALARQKGYIAFINSSVWLNPRMELAGYTMSKYALKAFADVLRAEINNQDVRVLSIFPGKTATPMQETIHDARALSYQADELLQPESVAANLITALSMPSTCEVTEIFMRPARPTPPTFND
- the exoK gene encoding endo-1,3-1,4-beta-glycanase ExoK, which gives rise to MGQEFSCIFRQIFSLILLTCALAPNVQAADGRPAASFFESFDRLDPNFWYISDGWTNGDHQNCIWSAGMIKIADGFASLMLAKDTVDQEALLCAEIQTKQRYGFGTYEARIKTATGSGLNSAFFSYIGPADHEEHDEIDFEVLGNNSAAVQVNQYVKAKGGNEKLVSLAGPADEEFNHFAFTWEPSRLRFFVNGLLVHEVTDTLRIPTAGQKIFFSLWATDTLTGWMGPFAYKGPTIMQVDWVSYTAAGERCLFAASLTCDGAITVSAPAKPQENL
- a CDS encoding glycosyltransferase, whose product is MPRLLYLVHDLSDPAVRRRLIMLTRGGATVDLAGFSRAKIEGDIAGIKPVNLGRTDDGRFVHRTWAVLMAMAGLQSALSGASKPDVIVARNLETLALANRANHYFGGSVPIVYECLDIHRLLVGMGPIGRSMRFAERWFGRSVSAIVTSSPAFKSNYFDVLSFLKAPVKLVENKVVAATDEGLLPVPQRCEDRPWRIGWFGALRCRKSLKLLAHFSRMANGRFEIILRGRPAYTEFEDFDAFVANEPFMRFCGPYRNPEDLAAIYGEVDFAWTADSFEEGLNSKWLLPNRLYEGCLHGAVPIAVQGTETAEVLRRNSIGLILSDATSFALSMAMEGLDVRRFRELESAVAACDRRNWEIDEADCKNLVAWLAGLAPAGPRKTSDHFPISSSFAI